AATTTTGCTAACTGAAATGAGCAGATAGTTACTATGATAGTTCTCTAAATTGAAGACTTGCTTAAGATCATCCTCAAAGAACCAGTAGAGAAAAAAGTGGAACAACTGTGCAACCAGAAAGAGGATTGATGAATGTGGAGTGCTTTCCATTTGCTTGGGATTTTCTGTTTCGTTTTAAGAAGGGCACTAGAGGTAGTGTAGGCTGCTGTAGAAGAGAGTAGAAACAGTGCTGTCGTAAAACAAACATTGCAGTTACCCAATTTCCTTGTGAGGCTCCTGGGTAAATTGTCAGCTTATTCCCACTCTCAAGGCTTGCATCAGCATTGAAACATGTAAGTGCTCATGCTGTTCAGGGTTTTATCATAGCTAAATTAACTGAAGTAACCATGATAATTAGATTCTTAAATTTACAAACACCAACAGATACCAGGCTTAGGCTGCCCAGCTACTCCCTTTCAATTTGGAGAATACAAAAACCCTAGCCCATCTTAATGGCCTCCTGCGGcctctttttattcattttattctgaCTTGACATTTTCACGTATCTCAAGATGACGTTGCAACAAGTTTGCGCAGATGTCAACCGAATAAAAAATCTGGGACAGCAGCTGTATATTGCATCGAGGAGCAAGCCACAGGATGGAAGTGAACAGGCTGTGAGCTCAGAAACGCTAGGAGGTAAGTTAACATGAACTCTTGTAGATCTGTAGCAGTGAGTTTGGCTAGCTGATGGTACACTGAAGAACTTAAGATAGCTTTTAAGCATGGCTTAAATGTGGGAAGTATTTcgctttttttttaaaaatgaaattaaaaacaaccaaccaaaaaacatCTTAGCAGATGCCGTgactttttaaatgcttattgAGATATGGAGGAACATATCTGTCTCTAAGTTAATaggcttttactttttttcattttaacattttctagTGAAAAGGCTGAAAGTTCCCTTAGTTACTTAATGTAGACTTTCAGCAACAATCCACAGGTTGGAAAACAGTGCACTACGTACCACTGAAGTAGTGTTTTAGTTATTGAGTGCTTAATACTATGCTAATGCACATTATTTACTGTTAGTATCTAGCACAAATATATGGAGAAAacttgatgttttctgagataTCATAGTCTTGTTGATAAGAGGGCTGCACTGTGGATGTTAATGCTACTCTGACCAGTGTAGTGTCAAAAGCTGCAAATTACTGCTGAATGGCAGGTTGAATTCTGTGATGTAAAAATCAAGAGAAGAGTAATAttaattacagctttctttACAACTTAAGTACAGTAGGTTTTTTCTATAGTGTTTTCATTGTGTTTACTAGTTGTTCTGAGTACATGTTTAAGCAGTtgcgtgggttttttttctcttaagacaTTCTTTCCCCTTCTAGCTCTCCTGCCTTCAAAAGTGAATTGAGATGAAAATGCAGAACGACTTAGTAAAGAGGCCTGTGCTGTCATAAGCCATATGTCCCTGTGTAATATATATGTATCCCAGTGTATATATGCGAGTGTCTTGGTGGGAGTAGTGTTTAGATGCCTTTTAGAGGAGTCTTTGAGGATTTATTCTCTTCTAGGGAAGAGGCACActgcttcctgttttcttcagacACTGAGAAGTGATAGCACAGAAGAACCAGGCAATGCATTTTATGATGATTCAAAGAAGACTCCACGCGTTCCTTCCTATCAACAGATCAATTGTGTTGATAATATCATAAGGTAATAAACTACGAAGCTATTTTAGTGATTACAAGTTTAAGATTAACCAATGGAAGGTAAATATTGAAGCAGTTTGAGTTATGAGATAACTTTGGGATTGTTTGTAAAGCTTTCTGGATCTCTGGGTAGTCCATCGGAATGCTTAGTCAATCTGTATTAATAACGAAAAATTTAGGGTCTAAGATTCTGTTTGCAATGGTTGATGTTTGTCTACTTATAGTTTCACCATTGTTGAAATAGGAGGAGAATTTCAGTGGGCATAATATGCTAGTGTCTTCTCAATATATGCTTTGAGAACATCTGTATAAAACTGAAAGTTGCtataatttataaaatgttggtatttttttaacccAGTGGATAacataatcttttctttttttctttttcccactttttttttttttttaaagaaagagtaagtgatagattttatttaaaatacttcttggAAAGCACATACGTGACCAGAGCTTCCTGCTGTGCATTTTAAAGTACTAGTTAACTAACTCCTGGATCTCCAGTTTGGATTGTTCAAATGTACGTCTCTCCAAAtggagagaaaacacaaagtaGGGAGAGCTTCCTGTgatatgcttttatttcagatatctAGAGAGCTGCAGTATTCCAGCattgaaaaggaaatgtaaatcTTCTGCAAATACATCATCGTCATCTTCAGAAGAGGTCCAACAAAGTCAGCAGGAAGGCGAGGCATTGGAAGGTAACGCACAGTATACTGACAGTCGTAACAGAGCTGCAACAAGTGATGCGTTTCTCCTACTGTTGTACGTTCTGAGGTTTATGtacgcttttttttttgtcagactaACAGCACAAGTATTTTTGTTATGTGGTAAatatttagactggatgttaggaagaatttcttcaccatgagagtggggaggccctggcccaggttgcccagggaagctgtggctgccccatccctggaggggttccaggccaggttggatgggccttggacagcctgagccagtgggaggtgtccctgcccatggcaggggggttggaactgggtaatctttaaggttccttccaacccaaactattctgattttATGAATATTCGCTTATCTTGTCTAGATCTCACAATTAAGAATAAGGTACAATATTAAGTCTTTGAACATAGGATGGATCTAGAAAGAACTCTTATTTGTTGTTTCTAAATGAACCTGCTGTTGCTCACTCATTTTGTGCCACGTTTAGGATGTGCTGACATTGCACTGGCATATGGACTTTACGTAAAACTGTCTTATTTAATGTTCTGCATAGTTACTGGTTGTTTCTGAGCCAGTCACACTGATGAATTCTGAGCATAGTTCTTGGAATGAAATTCCACATAGAAACTTTGTCGTTTACCAATAGATACTGCTATGTTTTTGGCAGTTAATTCCCAAACTCCAGTATCTGCTGATGGagaagagaggctgaaagaCCAGACAAGTGCAGGCATGGTGGGCGCTCCTCTGGCAGACCTGACTCTCTCCAACAAGGCTCCGAGTGTGGTGTCCATCACCAGCCAGTGCAGTTACAGCAGCACTATAGTGCATGTCCCACACCCGGAATCAGGTAACGTTCACACTCGCAAAACACTGACTTGACTCCCTGATTTTTCAATTTATGCGATGTTCCCAGACTGAAGTACATGGTGAGATAGTTTTGTTCATTTGAGATACGTTCTCATGAATATGAACTCTGATGTATAATTGAGTATAATCTAGGGACATCGTGAAGAAAAACTTGAGCCTGGAAATTTTTACGGTATTTCAATAAAACCTAGTTTTAACAGGTTGCactatttccttttccctcaaCCACAAGCATATGCTTTTTGCCACTGaagattgaaataaaaatgactaaCGGCCAGTGTTACttcatttaaatgcagaaggaaatgtgaaaatgagTATTTAACTGCTTTTGTACTAAGAAAGCATGATAAAAGAACTGCCTTTGTAGCTTCAAAGTGAATTGGAAGTTTTCCACAGCATGTAAAGTAATTTGCTCAGTTGATGTTAGTATAACTATATTTGAGTGTAAAGCGTGTTTTCTCCCCCTGCCTCTGCAGCCTGTATCTGCTCGGTAGCTCAGACGAGACTGTGTTCTGTGTAACCCTCTGGGTGTTGTGGGAGTTGGCACCAGAATGCCAGGCCAAagagtgatttattttcttccctcctcaaAGAAGTCACTACAATGGAGGATACTACTGTTGGAAGTGAACAAATTGAGCTGCCTCCTGTGAATGCTCAGAGTCTCACTATGATGCCTGAGGACTTAGAGCCAGTTGGGCTAACAAAAGAGACGTTGTCAGCCCACACTCAAAAGGAGGAGCAGAACTACGTTGACAAGTTCCGCCAGAGGATCTTGCTCTCTCCTTTTAGGACTTACCTTCAACAGGGGAGCAGAAGTAACAACGGACAGTCCTGTGGCCAAGGTAGGCAGCAGTTCTGAGAAATAAAGACTGTCTGGTATGGACTGCAATGCAGTCTGGTTCTCCTTTGTCCGATTTGGTGAGTATCTTACGATGGCTGCAAACAGAATACTTCCTTTGAACTGCTGAAGCTTAACAATGGCATTGCCCACAGAGAAGGTCTTCTCTGTCTTAAATGTTGCTATCTTGGACCTTTCACAAAGGACATAATTGTAGTAATAAACCTTGCAAATCTCAAGAAGTTTACCACCTTCCCTTGAGGGGAAACCTAAAAAGACCTAATTGGAATAAGCCAAAACGATCAATAAGAAAATGGATGACgtgaaggaaaatattgtatATATGTCAGCAAATCCATCACTGTAGCAAATGGAAGAATTTTCCGGAGGAAGGTTAGCTCTCTGAATAAGCCACACTCAATTATCtggatgtttttctctttcctttttttctttttttttttttccctaggtcTATCATTCCAGTgaatgtgtgtatttttcttcctccttaggAGATTCCCCTCCAAAGCAGATGAGCCCAGCTAGCTGTAAAAAAGGCAAACGTGGAAAATTCAAGCGGCAGAAACCTCAGAGGCAGTCCTCAGATAGCCACTCTTCTAGTAAAAATAGAAGTAGTCTTCCGTGTGAGAAGAGAACAACTCGGAAACAGTCATCCTCTCCCTCGAAAGTGTCCTGTCTGAGCTCCTCCAGTATGAATGCCCTCCCTCCTCTAGGATTTCCAGCTTCTTCAGATCCACTGTCTAGTTTTCCAGCCTCTTCTGTAGGACAGGAGCTTGCCCTTCACTCGTTAAAACCTGGGTCCATGTCATCGTCCCAACTATGCTGTGAAGCCCAGTCACACCCAGCCCTTTATCCCCCTAACATGGGCACACTTATGGCTGTATTTTTTCAGAGTTTCCCCATGTATGCTCAGATGCCTCAATACGTCTTTCTTCCTAGCCCTCAATATGTTTATCCCCCCTCTTCGTATCCGTGCGCTACACTACCTCCAGCCCCGCTTCCTTCTACTCCGTCACCAATAGCACCGCACTGTGTGGATCAGCCCTTTCCAGTCTCTTCTGCAACAACCATGGAGGACCAGCAAGAAGGCCAGTGTGACCAGGACCCGCTGCTGAGTAGCTCACGGAGCAGCTCCCCTCTTCAGCTGAATTTGCTTCAAGAAGAGCTGCCAAGACCTATGGAGCTTTCCATTAGTACTGATGTTAAAGCATGTGCAGAAGCTAAAGGTGTAAGTAACACAGATTTTTAATGTAGAGGAGAAGCTGACTTTTATAGCCTTCAGTCACCAAAACCAGTGGTGATGATCTGTGTTTCCAGGTCACCAGATTGTTAGCTGCTTTTTGCAGTGGCTGTGCTATGTAGGCTGCAGGGCACAAATAGCTTTCTCCACCTCCAGTGCTGTTTATACCTGCCCCCGTGGGAACTTGTAACAGTACAGTGTTGGCACTTGGCAAACGACAGAAGAGCGAAATCTTCTGGTCTAGGCTGCCACAAGCCGTTTCTGCTCAGCGTTTTGGCAGCAGCCTTTTCAATTGTCAGCTGGAATTTTGGGTTTGGGGCTTTTATGCATGTGGAACTTGGTTAGTGCTGCACACTTCGCATCCTTTCTCACCCAGTCCCACAGTCTCTGTGGAGAACCAAAACAAAGGGAAGATACACTTCTAATTACTCCCTCTGTCTCCCAGGGATGCAGCTAATGAACGAAGAACAGGGATCCGTGTGGGTCGGTTTCCATACATGGGCATAGAAAAGGCCTCTCCAACTTCCGCGGTAATCTCAGAGGCAGGAATCTGAGCTCTGCAGGCGAGGAAAAAAGTGTTGGCTCCTGAATCCAGGTTGGGCTGGAAAGGCTGGATCAGCTGAAACTGCAGGGTAGGGTCCTGAAAGGGGAGTTGGTGTACCTGTAGCCGCTGAAGCAGTGGGCTTCGCATAGTGAATCAGGGGAAGACACTCTCATTTTCCCTGTAGTGCACCATTGCTCGATGTGTGTGGCTGCTTCACGCTGTCTAACAGGACAGGAAGGGAATTGACTCCTGTTCTCTTGTCAGCAGTAAATATTAGCTTTATGCCACAGTTAACGGTATCTTGACCCAGTGGGAAAGGATGTACAGCAGAAACCAGTGAACTTGAGTCCAGATGCTTTTGTTGATGTCACTCATGAAGATTGTTATCCTGAGTTATAGACTGACATTCATTTTCGGAGCTAGAAACTCCAAACCTATTCAATTGATATGAGAACTTAATCAACATGTGACAAATAAAGTAAATGCAtgaaccttttttttcagatttaaatgTAACTTCCGTGGATGTATGTGTTTTGAATTTTGCTTCCAGGACAACGATCCAGAAGATAGTGGTAACAGTTCTAGCCATTGTGCTTCTTGTGAACTTACTGACCGCTCACTGTATGAGGACTCCCAGTCGGGTATGGGTTCAGCAGCATCAGGTAGCGGATCGGCTTTATCTGCTTCTTTAGGTTCTGGCTCCAATGAGACTTCTGGCTGTGGCACAGGTAGGGAAATTTGAGATTTGAGTGTTTGATGTTTTGGTGCTAAACGGCTTGCTAACGTGTTTGTGGTTCCTAGCAAGATACTGTAATAGGAAATCCCAGTAAGAGTATCTGTAGTCTTTACTCTTCATCAGCTTTCAGTGTTCGAAGCCAAGTTTGTGTCAGTCACTGTGGCTGGAAATGGGAATCTAAGAAGGTGTTGCTTTGTGACCTGTAAGCCGCTCATACATTTTGCTCGTTACCGCTTTTCTCTGCATtagatacattttaaatttaagatgTAAGCCAGTAAATGTAGATCTGCCTAGAGCAGGACCTCTTGAAACGGAAGCAGAGAAGCTGAGCCAATTAATTTTGAGAAGAGCAAGTAGAACTTTGGAGATCTTGAGTAACTTAATAGAATGCTCTTTATCTTTGAATTCTCAACAGGTAGTAATCACTTGCTAGAGCAATCATCTGTGTTCATATTGCAGAACTAGCTCACAAGAATATGCAGTTGTCCTTTTTATGCTGAATTACTAGAATTTCTCAGgcatctgcatttatttttttcatggtaaTTCTCAGCAGGTAGCGGGAAAAGCAGCAAGTACTTTGCCAGTAATGATTCTTCTGAAGTTtccaaagaagagaagaatcaGGAAGCAGAAGTAAAAGGAACGGCTCATAAATCCAAGCATGAGTCAGCCTG
This genomic stretch from Cuculus canorus isolate bCucCan1 chromosome 21, bCucCan1.pri, whole genome shotgun sequence harbors:
- the PER3 gene encoding period circadian protein homolog 3 isoform X3, with translation MEAGGPAERRSAEPTQLLSEQLNCSQSHRDLMMMIQEMKKCLPEEKRSSSKPSTINALNYALQCVQQVRANNDFFQALNDRRGFQTDVMTYSIEELVAVASEHTPKNTDTFVAVFSLLSGRIVHISEQAASILNCKKKVLDSSRFVELLVPQDVSVFYTHTDQSHLPLWNTESQTASLYEYAQVKSFFCRIRGGKDQEQETRCYPFRITPYLVRVCTSVHLDAESCCLALAEKIHSGYEAPRIPMDKRIFTTTHTPGCVFLEIDDRAVPLLGYLPQDLIGTSILMYLHPEDRPLMIAIHRKILKFAGQPPFEHLPIRFCTQNGDYVILDTSWSSFVNPWSRKVVFIIGRHKVRTSPLNEDVFAARSKEMSSVEKEIRELQGQIYKLLLQPVHSNVSSGYGSLGSNGSYEHYISIASSSDSNGNCAEEIQEPMTLQQVCADVNRIKNLGQQLYIASRSKPQDGSEQAVSSETLGGKRHTASCFLQTLRSDSTEEPGNAFYDDSKKTPRVPSYQQINCVDNIIRYLESCSIPALKRKCKSSANTSSSSSEEVQQSQQEGEALEVNSQTPVSADGEERLKDQTSAGMVGAPLADLTLSNKAPSVVSITSQCSYSSTIVHVPHPESEVTTMEDTTVGSEQIELPPVNAQSLTMMPEDLEPVGLTKETLSAHTQKEEQNYVDKFRQRILLSPFRTYLQQGSRSNNGQSCGQGDSPPKQMSPASCKKGKRGKFKRQKPQRQSSDSHSSSKNRSSLPCEKRTTRKQSSSPSKVSCLSSSSMNALPPLGFPASSDPLSSFPASSVGQELALHSLKPGSMSSSQLCCEAQSHPALYPPNMGTLMAVFFQSFPMYAQMPQYVFLPSPQYVYPPSSYPCATLPPAPLPSTPSPIAPHCVDQPFPVSSATTMEDQQEGQCDQDPLLSSSRSSSPLQLNLLQEELPRPMELSISTDVKACAEAKGDNDPEDSGNSSSHCASCELTDRSLYEDSQSGMGSAASGSGSALSASLGSGSNETSGCGTAGSGKSSKYFASNDSSEVSKEEKNQEAEVKGTAHKSKHESAWVMMDRTPEQVLMTYQMPNRIKEEVLKEDLEKLAVMRKQQPWFTDGQKKELAEVHTWIRTQTVPLQVSTQGCVTCDIREASCEAAVADDNMESKGKSSSLPQR
- the PER3 gene encoding period circadian protein homolog 3 isoform X1, with translation MSKNNRFSKCVFCFSKYFFFLLAPRIPMDKRIFTTTHTPGCVFLEIDDRAVPLLGYLPQDLIGTSILMYLHPEDRPLMIAIHRKILKFAGQPPFEHLPIRFCTQNGDYVILDTSWSSFVNPWSRKVVFIIGRHKVRTSPLNEDVFAARSKEMSSVEKEIRELQGQIYKLLLQPVHSNVSSGYGSLGSNGSYEHYISIASSSDSNGNCAEEIQEPMTLQQVCADVNRIKNLGQQLYIASRSKPQDGSEQAVSSETLGGKRHTASCFLQTLRSDSTEEPGNAFYDDSKKTPRVPSYQQINCVDNIIRYLESCSIPALKRKCKSSANTSSSSSEEVQQSQQEGEALEVNSQTPVSADGEERLKDQTSAGMVGAPLADLTLSNKAPSVVSITSQCSYSSTIVHVPHPESVTTMEDTTVGSEQIELPPVNAQSLTMMPEDLEPVGLTKETLSAHTQKEEQNYVDKFRQRILLSPFRTYLQQGSRSNNGQSCGQGDSPPKQMSPASCKKGKRGKFKRQKPQRQSSDSHSSSKNRSSLPCEKRTTRKQSSSPSKVSCLSSSSMNALPPLGFPASSDPLSSFPASSVGQELALHSLKPGSMSSSQLCCEAQSHPALYPPNMGTLMAVFFQSFPMYAQMPQYVFLPSPQYVYPPSSYPCATLPPAPLPSTPSPIAPHCVDQPFPVSSATTMEDQQEGQCDQDPLLSSSRSSSPLQLNLLQEELPRPMELSISTDVKACAEAKGDNDPEDSGNSSSHCASCELTDRSLYEDSQSGMGSAASGSGSALSASLGSGSNETSGCGTAGSGKSSKYFASNDSSEVSKEEKNQEAEVKGTAHKSKHESAWVMMDRTPEQVLMTYQMPNRIKEEVLKEDLEKLAVMRKQQPWFTDGQKKELAEVHTWIRTQTVPLQVSTQGCVTCDIREASCEAAVADDNMESKGKSSSLPQR
- the PER3 gene encoding period circadian protein homolog 3 isoform X2 produces the protein MSKNNRFSKCVFCFSKYFFFLLAPRIPMDKRIFTTTHTPGCVFLEIDDRAVPLLGYLPQDLIGTSILMYLHPEDRPLMIAIHRKILKFAGQPPFEHLPIRFCTQNGDYVILDTSWSSFVNPWSRKVVFIIGRHKVRTSPLNEDVFAARSKEMSSVEKEIRELQGQIYKLLLQPVHSNVSSGYGSLGSNGSYEHYISIASSSDSNGNCAEEIQEPMTLQQVCADVNRIKNLGQQLYIASRSKPQDGSEQAVSSETLGGKRHTASCFLQTLRSDSTEEPGNAFYDDSKKTPRVPSYQQINCVDNIIRYLESCSIPALKRKCKSSANTSSSSSEEVQQSQQEGEALEVNSQTPVSADGEERLKDQTSAGMVGAPLADLTLSNKAPSVVSITSQCSYSSTIVHVPHPESEVTTMEDTTVGSEQIELPPVNAQSLTMMPEDLEPVGLTKETLSAHTQKEEQNYVDKFRQRILLSPFRTYLQQGSRSNNGQSCGQGDSPPKQMSPASCKKGKRGKFKRQKPQRQSSDSHSSSKNRSSLPCEKRTTRKQSSSPSKVSCLSSSSMNALPPLGFPASSDPLSSFPASSVGQELALHSLKPGSMSSSQLCCEAQSHPALYPPNMGTLMAVFFQSFPMYAQMPQYVFLPSPQYVYPPSSYPCATLPPAPLPSTPSPIAPHCVDQPFPVSSATTMEDQQEGQCDQDPLLSSSRSSSPLQLNLLQEELPRPMELSISTDVKACAEAKGDNDPEDSGNSSSHCASCELTDRSLYEDSQSGMGSAASGSGSALSASLGSGSNETSGCGTGSGKSSKYFASNDSSEVSKEEKNQEAEVKGTAHKSKHESAWVMMDRTPEQVLMTYQMPNRIKEEVLKEDLEKLAVMRKQQPWFTDGQKKELAEVHTWIRTQTVPLQVSTQGCVTCDIREASCEAAVADDNMESKGKSSSLPQR